The Brachyspira aalborgi genome has a segment encoding these proteins:
- a CDS encoding OmpA family protein, with protein MIKKLFVLIFEIIIFNIFFVNILFSEVSHKFYWNLQTGKRIESVKTADVEYYENGILKRVYKERNIVDLTVIAIAPKGGYRVSGLFKIFRMLKGDKVFHLDEEYQSDFIICSNGRFEVPKVHFMPNVRHIPTFPEREINLTESWNAEAIEIIKVNNAPNLTMALSSDYLFANIETNEEGKKNAIIQYHIMTDKDLLQAGLSRQGYPQRIYGFNYGTFLWDMEKNIPISQSERYQILFGYGKELSYSSLQYKMNIVSVYKIYDSISKEEEDKERKKLEDDLGDNIIVDTVPEGLVLRLGEILFDTDSYNLKSESKETIDNIINAIKKNYPDREIIVQGHTDNTGREDYNKTLSERRAKTVADYILPNLNHDKLSYSGFGDKEPIAPNDTAEGRRKNRRVDIIIKLR; from the coding sequence ATGATTAAAAAATTATTTGTTTTAATATTTGAAATTATTATTTTTAATATCTTTTTTGTTAATATTCTTTTTTCGGAGGTTTCGCATAAATTTTATTGGAATTTGCAAACGGGAAAAAGAATAGAATCGGTAAAAACCGCGGATGTAGAATATTATGAAAATGGAATTTTAAAAAGAGTCTATAAAGAAAGAAATATTGTCGATTTAACGGTTATAGCAATCGCACCAAAAGGCGGTTATAGAGTAAGCGGTTTATTTAAAATTTTCAGAATGCTTAAAGGCGATAAAGTTTTTCATTTGGATGAAGAATATCAAAGCGATTTTATAATTTGCTCAAACGGAAGATTTGAAGTTCCTAAAGTTCATTTTATGCCGAATGTTAGACATATTCCGACATTTCCCGAAAGAGAAATTAATTTAACGGAATCTTGGAATGCGGAAGCGATTGAAATTATAAAAGTAAATAACGCTCCAAATTTAACTATGGCTTTATCTTCCGATTATCTTTTTGCTAATATCGAAACTAACGAGGAAGGAAAGAAAAACGCTATTATTCAATATCATATTATGACGGATAAAGATTTGCTTCAAGCGGGACTTTCAAGACAAGGCTATCCGCAGAGAATTTACGGATTTAATTACGGGACATTTTTATGGGATATGGAAAAAAATATTCCAATCTCTCAAAGCGAAAGATATCAAATACTTTTTGGATACGGAAAAGAATTATCTTATTCAAGTTTGCAATATAAAATGAATATTGTAAGCGTTTATAAAATTTACGATTCTATTTCAAAAGAAGAAGAGGATAAAGAGCGAAAAAAACTTGAAGACGATTTGGGCGATAATATTATAGTCGATACAGTCCCCGAAGGTTTAGTTTTAAGGCTTGGCGAAATTTTATTTGATACGGATTCTTATAATTTAAAAAGCGAATCTAAAGAAACTATTGACAATATTATAAACGCCATTAAAAAAAATTATCCCGACAGAGAGATAATAGTTCAAGGACATACGGACAATACGGGAAGAGAAGATTATAATAAAACTCTATCCGAAAGAAGAGCTAAAACCGTAGCGGATTATATTTTGCCTAATCTAAATCATGATAAATTATCTTATAGCGGATTTGGAGATAAAGAGCCAATCGCCCCGAACGATACGGCGGAAGGCAGAAGAAAAAACAGAAGAGTCGATATTATAATTAAATTAAGATAA
- a CDS encoding methyl-accepting chemotaxis protein, producing MIFQESENILLKRLKVLLPISFLVNGIITVSTYSFMLNYLYRQFTPIRKFSYFFIMLITVGIMISIFFDCLKVERGKFIKLGFRYILKTLIAFIGVALVTYPVYIYNGTMTIFEVMNIRFVVVILFMNFGASISALFFILWSLPLYKATGRKEFHLSMAYIIAPPLLTAAIGVIAVVNGLHYRNAFEYYGQYNDIVDREYVSDASSKIYDAINEYVKLSENLSFYLGYLPRFGYNYNEYSSRLTDYLRSRFGGYNDVNAFYVVFDDIRRSGINFENENTALGNLNIFLSQNNDFNFVATTNASLNIPPADLEGKELFIDLVKDSIYFYIYTPITYNGNRIGYVAVEVRESAYTRLFEEYMNINIFVVDKDYEVITYNRINLLGEFQSILNNPRTSSDLKNEINDSYLNNILNSKVILDKNYNLNIVKYLLFDNLYIMGAWENIIPYKQNMTFRRTILTASITIYLGVIFFLAIVITLILVFRKSIVSARKVSDALSEGAGDLTIRLPVINIDETGDLIHSFNRFLDKIQSIITNIKENTYVLTGNIQNIRSSINIGVSDFETLNKEFKEELINSNKIAESSASASRVSFMQRTRINAVNETIRQLLDNINEISEKMKSQSDAVNRTSVSVQQMMANIVTVSQGSTRANTYSKILDAEARDGGNISESVADSIQGIKDYSKQITNITQVIHNISEQTNLLAMNAAIEAAHAGDYGRGFTVVAEKIRKLAEDTANNSTVINDLIEETIQAIEQTVALVSKSAASSDKILESSVMLSDVISSISMANEELDVGRKDILNNVSNLNIITEAVQELSVRQMQMSSMVSQNIAGVDKLAEDVVNVVNNTENDVKVLLGSIENVAELSNTTVDSMESMDKKIKELQYIFLQLYKLVISFKTEKTEEELRTEIKKRSLVDKIRIKLEKRAKKEKAKKDKKKREEKEINQL from the coding sequence ATGATATTTCAAGAAAGTGAAAATATTTTACTGAAAAGGTTAAAAGTTCTTTTGCCTATTTCTTTTTTAGTAAATGGTATCATTACCGTATCGACTTATTCTTTTATGTTGAATTATCTTTATAGACAATTTACTCCTATAAGAAAATTTTCGTATTTCTTTATTATGCTTATTACTGTTGGAATAATGATAAGCATATTTTTCGATTGCCTTAAAGTTGAAAGAGGAAAATTCATAAAGTTAGGATTTAGATATATATTAAAAACTTTAATCGCTTTTATTGGAGTAGCTTTAGTAACTTATCCAGTGTATATATATAACGGCACAATGACTATATTTGAAGTAATGAATATACGATTTGTAGTAGTAATTTTATTTATGAATTTTGGCGCTTCTATATCCGCTTTATTTTTTATTTTATGGAGTTTGCCTTTATATAAAGCGACAGGAAGAAAAGAATTCCATCTTTCAATGGCTTATATAATAGCGCCGCCTTTATTAACCGCCGCTATCGGAGTTATTGCCGTAGTAAACGGACTTCATTATAGAAACGCTTTTGAATATTACGGACAATATAATGATATTGTAGATAGAGAATATGTAAGCGATGCATCTTCAAAAATTTATGATGCGATTAACGAATATGTAAAATTGTCGGAAAATTTATCTTTTTATTTGGGATATCTTCCAAGATTTGGATATAATTATAACGAATATAGTTCTCGTTTGACGGATTATTTAAGAAGTAGATTTGGAGGTTATAATGATGTAAACGCTTTTTATGTAGTTTTTGACGATATTAGAAGAAGCGGAATTAATTTTGAAAATGAAAATACGGCTTTAGGAAATTTGAATATATTTTTAAGTCAAAATAACGATTTTAATTTTGTGGCTACAACAAACGCTTCGTTGAATATTCCGCCTGCAGATTTGGAAGGAAAAGAACTTTTTATAGATTTAGTTAAAGATTCTATATATTTTTATATTTACACTCCAATAACTTATAACGGAAATAGAATAGGTTATGTCGCCGTAGAAGTTAGAGAATCTGCTTATACAAGATTATTTGAAGAATATATGAATATTAATATTTTTGTAGTCGATAAAGATTATGAAGTTATAACTTATAATAGAATAAATTTATTAGGAGAATTTCAAAGCATATTAAATAATCCAAGAACTTCTTCGGATTTAAAAAACGAAATTAATGATAGTTATTTGAATAATATTTTAAACTCAAAAGTAATTTTAGATAAAAATTATAATTTAAATATAGTTAAATATTTATTATTCGACAATCTTTATATAATGGGCGCTTGGGAGAATATAATTCCATATAAGCAAAATATGACTTTCAGAAGAACTATTCTTACGGCTTCAATTACGATATATTTGGGAGTTATTTTCTTTTTAGCAATAGTTATAACGCTTATTCTTGTATTTAGAAAAAGTATAGTATCTGCAAGAAAAGTATCGGATGCTTTAAGCGAAGGAGCGGGCGATTTAACTATTCGGCTTCCTGTTATTAATATCGATGAAACGGGAGATTTGATTCATTCTTTCAATAGATTTTTAGATAAAATTCAAAGCATTATTACAAACATTAAAGAAAATACTTATGTTTTGACGGGAAATATTCAAAATATTCGCTCTTCAATAAATATTGGAGTTAGCGATTTTGAAACTTTAAATAAAGAGTTTAAAGAGGAACTTATTAATTCAAATAAAATTGCAGAATCTTCAGCGAGCGCTTCGAGAGTGAGTTTTATGCAAAGAACGAGAATAAACGCCGTAAACGAAACTATAAGACAGCTTTTAGATAATATAAACGAAATTAGCGAAAAAATGAAATCTCAATCGGATGCGGTTAATAGAACGAGCGTATCGGTTCAGCAAATGATGGCAAATATTGTTACGGTGAGTCAAGGTTCGACTAGAGCAAATACTTATTCAAAGATTCTTGATGCGGAAGCGAGAGACGGAGGAAATATATCAGAATCGGTTGCAGATTCTATTCAAGGAATTAAAGATTATTCAAAACAAATAACGAATATTACTCAAGTTATTCATAATATTTCAGAGCAAACAAACCTTTTGGCAATGAATGCGGCAATCGAGGCGGCTCATGCGGGAGATTATGGACGAGGTTTTACGGTTGTTGCCGAAAAAATAAGAAAACTTGCAGAAGATACGGCGAATAATTCTACAGTAATTAACGATTTAATCGAAGAGACGATTCAAGCGATAGAGCAAACCGTAGCTTTGGTTTCAAAAAGCGCCGCTTCAAGCGATAAAATTCTTGAAAGTTCGGTAATGCTTAGCGATGTTATATCTTCAATTTCTATGGCAAATGAAGAGCTTGATGTCGGAAGAAAAGATATATTAAATAATGTTTCAAACTTAAATATCATAACCGAAGCGGTGCAAGAGCTATCAGTTAGGCAGATGCAAATGAGTTCAATGGTAAGTCAGAATATTGCGGGAGTAGATAAATTAGCCGAAGATGTAGTTAATGTTGTTAATAATACGGAAAACGATGTTAAAGTTTTGCTTGGTTCTATTGAAAATGTAGCCGAATTATCAAATACTACAGTCGACAGTATGGAAAGTATGGATAAAAAAATTAAAGAATTGCAATATATTTTCTTGCAATTATATAAATTGGTTATATCTTTCAAAACAGAAAAAACAGAAGAAGAATTAAGAACGGAAATTAAAAAACGAAGTCTTGTCGATAAAATCAGAATTAAATTGGAAAAAAGAGCAAAAAAAGAAAAAGCTAAAAAAGACAAAAAGAAAAGAGAAGAAAAAGAAATAAATCAATTATGA
- the atpD gene encoding F0F1 ATP synthase subunit beta yields the protein MILESEIKRGKVVQVVGSTLDAEFEEGHLPEILNALYIDKEVEGIQKHVVCEVQQHLGGGRVRAIALESTDGISRGDNIIDTGKHIMVPVGNETIGRIFNVLGKTVDKGEPIEAKEYRSIHAHAPRFDALEPKLEIFETGIKVIDLLAPYIKGGKTGLFGGAGVGKTVLIMELIHNIASEHGGYSVFAGVGERTREGNDLWSEMKESGVINKTCLVYGQMNEPPGARLRVALTALTMAEYFRDSANLDILLFIDNIFRFTQAGSEVSALLGRMPSAVGYQPTLATEMGALQERITSTKHGSITSIQAVYVPADDLTDPAPATAFTHLDATTVLSRDVSEKGIYPAVDPLASTSRILDPLVLGNEHYEVARAVQNILQRYKDLQDIIAILGADELSEEDKLIVSRAKKIEQFLSQPFFVGEQFTGLQGRYVKIEDTIRSFKGICNGDYDDLPEQAFRFVGSIEEAITKAKTLNV from the coding sequence ATGATACTTGAAAGCGAAATTAAAAGAGGAAAAGTCGTTCAGGTTGTCGGTTCTACTTTAGATGCGGAATTTGAAGAGGGACATTTGCCTGAAATATTAAACGCTCTTTATATAGACAAAGAAGTCGAAGGAATTCAAAAACATGTAGTTTGCGAAGTTCAACAACATTTAGGCGGCGGAAGAGTTAGGGCAATAGCTTTAGAATCTACAGACGGAATTTCAAGAGGCGATAATATTATAGACACGGGAAAGCATATAATGGTGCCTGTCGGAAACGAAACTATAGGAAGAATATTTAATGTATTGGGAAAAACCGTAGATAAAGGCGAACCTATAGAAGCTAAAGAATATCGCTCAATACATGCGCATGCTCCAAGATTTGACGCTTTAGAACCTAAACTTGAAATTTTTGAAACGGGAATAAAAGTTATAGATTTGCTTGCGCCTTATATTAAAGGAGGAAAAACGGGATTATTTGGCGGAGCGGGAGTAGGAAAAACGGTTTTAATAATGGAACTTATTCATAATATAGCTAGCGAACACGGAGGCTATTCTGTTTTCGCGGGAGTAGGCGAGAGGACGAGAGAAGGTAATGATTTATGGAGCGAAATGAAAGAATCGGGAGTTATTAACAAAACTTGTTTAGTTTATGGACAGATGAATGAGCCTCCAGGAGCGCGTTTGAGAGTCGCTTTAACCGCTTTAACTATGGCGGAATATTTTAGAGATTCTGCAAATTTAGATATTTTATTATTTATCGATAATATTTTTAGATTCACTCAAGCGGGAAGCGAAGTTTCGGCTTTGCTTGGAAGAATGCCGTCTGCAGTAGGTTATCAGCCAACTTTGGCAACGGAAATGGGAGCTTTACAAGAGAGAATAACATCTACAAAACATGGCTCAATAACTTCAATTCAAGCGGTTTATGTTCCAGCGGACGATTTAACCGACCCAGCGCCAGCTACGGCTTTTACGCATTTGGATGCGACAACGGTTTTATCGAGAGATGTTAGCGAAAAGGGAATTTATCCCGCTGTGGACCCTTTGGCTTCCACAAGCAGAATATTAGACCCTTTAGTTTTAGGAAATGAACATTATGAAGTTGCAAGAGCCGTGCAGAATATTCTTCAAAGATATAAAGATTTGCAAGATATTATAGCGATACTTGGAGCGGATGAACTTTCCGAAGAAGATAAATTAATAGTTTCGAGAGCTAAAAAAATAGAACAGTTTTTAAGTCAGCCTTTCTTTGTCGGCGAACAATTTACGGGACTTCAAGGGCGATATGTAAAAATAGAAGATACAATAAGAAGTTTTAAGGGAATTTGCAATGGAGATTATGACGATTTGCCCGAACAAGCTTTTAGATTTGTAGGTTCTATTGAAGAGGCGATTACGAAAGCAAAAACTCTAAATGTATAA